Within the Gymnogyps californianus isolate 813 unplaced genomic scaffold, ASM1813914v2 HiC_scaffold_81, whole genome shotgun sequence genome, the region CGAGCGGGTGCGAGGGAGCCGGGCCTGGCCGCAGCTCAGGGAGCGGTTTTGTGCTCGGGGCACGATGGCTTTGCCCCTCGTCCTGCCGGCGGGGTGGCCGAGGGACGGGGAGAGTGGGTGCCGTCCCCCGGCAGGGCTCCccgtggggaaggagaggtccCGGCACCGGCAAGGCAGCACCGGTGGGTCGCTGCAGGTGCCGGTGGGAGCTCAGCACGGCAGGGCCGCAGCCTGTGCCCACTGGGCAGGTTGCCCCTGTGGCCCGTGGCTGTttgtgggtgcaggagggggcCTGGGGGGTCCCGCGGGTCGGCGCCGCACGTTTgggggggcaggagcgggcgctGTCGGGGTCCGGCCCAGACCCCGCCGGCACTGGTGCGGtgccggccccagccccgggggttGCTGGTTGTTGCTCTGTgccaccgctgctgctgctgctgctgctgctgctgtgtggggctgGCCGGGGGGTTCAGCCAGACCCTGGCTCTCGCCCGCTCTCCCGGGGAGAAAGGGGACGTCGCTGGGCTCCCGTCCccgtctctccctcccctcccgtcGCGGGTGCACGGCACCGGGGAGCCGCTGCCCAAAGCGCCGGGCAGAGCCGCCCGTGCCCGGGAGGCAGCCGGGTTTGCAGGGGCGGCAGCAGCTCGGGGGCTCTGTGGGCACAGTCTGACTGTCCCACGTCTCTCCCTGTGcagggacggacggacggatggACGGAGGACCCCAGCCACGCCGGGAGCTGCGGAGCCCCCAGGAAGAAGCCGGGCTGCCTGCGCCCAGGCCGAcgctgccgcctgccccgctcctggctggggacagccctgcctcgCCCGGCCGGTGACGCCGCGGCTCCAGCTCAGTTGTTTGGGCCCCCGTTTGTTTTGGGTCCCGTTCCAGTTGCCGGTGCCGTCGGTTTGGTCGTGCGGGCTCCTGtctgttgctgctccagctcgtGGACGGCTCCAGTTCCGTTTGCAGGCCCAGCTCAGCTTTGGTTCCTGTTCCAGCTCGTGGACGGCTCCGGCTCATTTCCATGCCCGCTTGCGGATGGTTCCAGCTCGAgtttggctgcagctcccgctccTCGCCACTTCCAGTTGGTCTGCGGCTCCAGCTCGTGCTTGTTAAAACGATCTTGGCTTTTGGCAAGGTCGTAAATCAATCACTGTCTTCACTTGCATATGAATATTAAATGTCATAACCGCACACACGCTGCCTCATTAGTCTGTGTTTATTGCTCCATCCCCGTCCCGCCGGTTGTACACACCTCGAAGGAAGAGTGGGCGAAAAGCGCCTTTCCCCCCAGAGACTATCTCAGACGTTGAATTCGGCCTGGTGCATGCCAGCCTCCCGGCTGCGGGGACCAACGCGACCGGACCCCCACCTCCGGCGGGGGCCCACgcaccctgcccacccccctcccacccccccaaggccctcctgccccccaacaCCCTCCCAACGCCCTCCCACcctcccgctgcccccgccaccccgGCCCCGGGGTCTGACCCCAGCCAGAGCCGGCGGGCTCCGCTCCCCAGCCCAAACCCGCAGGGCtcgggctctgctccagccccgaAGCCCCGGCACCGGCTCTCCAGGCCCGAGCCCCCGGCCgagccccacacccccccagccccgcgtgtgaggtcgggacgggcccggcagccccggcgctgtcgggcggtgcttgcgaactggacgggggggggggccccGTGTGGCCGCGGGCGGCTCGGGCCAGGACGGggggcgccgggctccggccctccgggctttattccccggcgccccgagccccgccggcTCCGACGCGGGAGGAGACaccggcagcgcggccgcccgggcaccgccgctggcccgcccgcctccgccccgaCACCCCCCCGCTCGGCcgcggcccctgccccgcttcccggccccgggccgagccccccgcgcctcacctgggcccgccggggagcccggcccggcccggcccggccgctgccgccccggggccgcgccaccggcaccgggaacgaggaaaggggggagacggcggccgccggggctcaaatctgctcggccccgccccgcgcagccgccctgcggacccgcccactcccctcgccccgccccgcccacctgtgcccGTCCCGCctcgcgcacgcgccctgcggacccgcccactcggacccgccccgcgcacctgggccccgccccgcgcatgCGCCCTCGGGCCCCGCGCACctgggccggccccgccccgcgcccgcgctCTGGGCTCCGCCCCGCCTTctcgccgcgccccgccccgcgcccgcgccTCCTCTTCCGCCGCCAGAACCGCGCCGCCACCGACCGGGGCGGACGTCGGTACCGGTGCGCCGGGCGGGACCCGTGGCTCGGGACGCGGGGAgggagccccggcccgggggctgcgcggagcccggggccggtgaggccgggccgggcttgGGGCTGTGGACGGGGCCAGCGCCGGGTCTCGCGGGcgcgcggagccggcgggggggTCCTGGTCGCCGTCCGCCTCTCCCTGGCGGGCGGGCTGCGGGTCCCGGGGCTCCGTcccgccccgcggagccggAGGACCGCGGCAGCACCggagccgggcccgggcccgggcccggcctcGCCGTCCGCGGCGCGGCGCcttgggcaggagcagccgcgCTCCGGGTTCCGGGCCcgagcggggcccggggcccCAAGTCCCGCGTTCCCTCCCCacgctgcccgctcctgcccggggctccggccgcgctccccgccggggctctGCCGGTGCCGCGGTCGGTGTCACGGAACGGgcgccggcggctccgcgcgGACACCGAATAAAGGCTGGAAACCGCcggcggcgctggggctgcccgggcaCTGTCTGCCCGGGCACGGTCTGCCCGGCTCCCGCAGTGCCCGCACCGGGGTCCCCGGCCCGTGAGCACCGTCGGGGAACGGCCCGCGGAGGGCAAGGGGCGCCTCGGCTCCCGGAGCCCCTTGTGCTCCCGGGAGCTCCCCGGggggagccctgcccgccccgggaaCGGCCGGGGGGCTCCAGGGCCGAGCCCGaacccgcggggctggggctccgCTGCCGGGCCCTGCAgcagcggcgggggccggcccccagcccccaaacacggcaccggctctgctccccaagCCCGGCGGGGCCAGATGAGCCCCGCTTGGAGCCCCCAGAACCACAGCGCTGAGTCTCTGCTGCGGAGCCCAGCCCGGCAGGACTTAGGCTCGCCCTAAACCTGCCCCAGtgagcctggctcccagccccagcaacggGGGACTTGGGCTCTGTTCTCCAAGCACTAAAACACACGACTACTTAGGCTCTGTGTCCCAGCCCCAAAACGCAGGACTTGCTCAGCCCCTCTCTTCAAGACCGCGAACTGCCCCCATGAGCCGGGTCTCACCCTCCCCAAGCGCAGGACTGACTGAGTCTCCCTTTCAGAAGCCCAGGATTGCCTGAGCGACCCTGGTTGGAAGCCCCACGAACACAAGACTCCGCTTTCAAGCCCCCACATTGGCCAAAGGAGCCTGGTTTTGAGCCCCGCCACGCAGGACTTAGTCTCCGCGGGAAGGGGCCCAGCTCAGCCGTGCCCGGTTCTGCCCCCCAAACCCCGTCGCTTGCCCTCCCTCGTCCTGAAGGGAGCCAGGCTTTTGCCCCCCTCGACCCCGTGTCCAAGCCTGGAAAACGCAGGACTTAGTCTCCGTTTCGAGCCCCAGGAGCCCGGTTTCAGGTCCTGAAGGCACCCG harbors:
- the LOC127029126 gene encoding translation initiation factor IF-2-like, coding for MGGRSRQLLPGAAAGRTDPSGLAPALPEPGRARTAQSVLWREQRPLQGPTPAPAAPWARRRSRPGRARAATAIPVPGGCADAWGRLIPVPGRGAQPRGGERRGTPAARTCPVRDGRTDGRRTPATPGAAEPPGRSRAACAQADAAACPAPGWGQPCLARPVTPRLQLSCLGPRLFWVPFQLPVPSVWSCGLLSVAAPARGRLQFRLQAQLSFGSCSSSWTAPAHFHARLRMVPARVWLQLPLLATSSWSAAPARAC